Proteins from a genomic interval of Oceanispirochaeta crateris:
- the dctP gene encoding C4-dicarboxylate TRAP transporter substrate-binding protein, with protein MRKLLLRALVVVTLLTLAACSNDKKESGKASAAAEPKVIKISTKFVDDEQTAISLKKVVKEVNEKSGGSLELQLFTSGVLPIGKDGMEQIVAGSDWILVDGVNFLGDYVPDYNAITGPFLYSSFDEYFAMTQTDLVKEMNQKIEEENGIKVLSLDWVFGFRSMMTNKPIKTPADMEGLNIRVPTSQLYTYTIEAMGGNPVAMPYPDTYAAIQQGVIDGVEGSIMTYYGTQQYENVKEYSLTNHLLGVSAVSISTKLWDKLTETEKTILVDAFEMGREDNLKETLAAEGEFIDLLKAEGVVFNEVDSEAFLKAAAPVYTRFPQWTPGIYERILTELEKIKAAQ; from the coding sequence ATGAGGAAATTACTTTTAAGGGCTCTGGTCGTAGTAACACTACTAACTCTAGCGGCCTGTAGTAATGACAAAAAGGAATCTGGCAAAGCTTCTGCTGCAGCTGAGCCAAAAGTCATTAAAATCAGCACCAAGTTCGTCGACGATGAACAAACTGCTATTTCTTTGAAAAAGGTTGTCAAAGAGGTCAATGAGAAAAGCGGTGGATCCCTTGAACTTCAACTATTCACAAGCGGCGTTTTACCAATTGGAAAAGACGGTATGGAGCAAATCGTAGCCGGTTCTGACTGGATACTTGTTGATGGTGTCAACTTTCTTGGAGATTATGTTCCAGACTATAATGCAATTACCGGTCCCTTCCTTTACAGCTCTTTTGATGAGTATTTTGCAATGACACAGACCGATCTTGTAAAAGAAATGAATCAGAAAATCGAAGAGGAAAACGGTATTAAAGTTCTCTCTCTTGACTGGGTCTTTGGTTTCAGAAGTATGATGACAAACAAGCCAATTAAGACACCTGCAGATATGGAAGGATTGAATATTCGTGTCCCCACCAGTCAGCTTTATACTTACACCATTGAAGCCATGGGTGGAAATCCTGTAGCAATGCCCTACCCCGATACTTATGCCGCAATACAGCAGGGTGTTATCGATGGAGTAGAGGGTTCTATCATGACTTATTACGGAACACAGCAATATGAAAATGTTAAAGAATACTCATTGACTAATCATCTTCTGGGTGTCTCAGCTGTTTCCATCTCAACTAAATTGTGGGATAAATTGACAGAAACAGAAAAAACAATTCTCGTAGACGCTTTTGAAATGGGAAGAGAAGACAACTTGAAAGAAACCCTGGCAGCAGAAGGTGAGTTTATTGACCTTCTCAAAGCAGAAGGTGTTGTCTTTAACGAAGTTGACAGCGAAGCATTCCTTAAAGCAGCTGCGCCTGTTTATACCAGGTTCCCACAATGGACTCCCGGTATTTATGAAAGGATTTTGACTGAGCTTGAAAAAATCAAAGCTGCTCAATAG
- a CDS encoding TRAP transporter large permease, which translates to MEVLIPVGVLFLLFFLNVPIAFALMGSSLTYFIFFNNSMPMEMIIQQFVTAVESFPYLAVPFFIMVGSVMNHSGISKALMDFSDVLVGHTKGGLAQVNVLLSALMGGISGSANADAAMQSKILVPEMERKGFSREFSGAITAASSAISPVIPPGTNLILYALIANVSVGSMFLAAYMPGILMAIALMITVHIISVKRNYQPSRKRMSSPAAIFKQFSKSVWALFIPFAIIMGMRFGIFTPTEAGGIAVAFAVAVGFFVYKELTVKHIPLILMDTVKGTGAVMAIIASAKVFGYYLTLERIPQIITEFLINMTGSPFVLLLVINVMLIFIGMFIEGGAALVILAPLLVPAVKLFGIDPVHFGIIFIVNIMIGGLTPPFGSMMFTVCSIVNIKLEDFFKEVWPFIIALLSVLVLVTYSEPVALFTLRLFGG; encoded by the coding sequence ATGGAGGTATTAATTCCTGTAGGAGTATTATTTCTTCTGTTTTTTTTAAACGTTCCAATAGCCTTTGCTTTAATGGGCTCATCTCTAACTTACTTTATCTTTTTTAACAACTCGATGCCTATGGAGATGATCATTCAACAGTTTGTCACAGCAGTTGAATCCTTCCCCTATCTGGCCGTACCCTTCTTTATCATGGTTGGTTCAGTAATGAATCATTCTGGAATCAGTAAGGCACTGATGGATTTTTCTGATGTTCTTGTCGGACATACAAAAGGCGGTTTGGCACAGGTAAATGTTCTGCTCAGTGCCTTGATGGGAGGGATCTCAGGTTCTGCAAATGCCGATGCGGCAATGCAATCAAAAATTCTAGTCCCGGAAATGGAGAGAAAAGGGTTCTCTAGAGAGTTTTCTGGAGCAATTACAGCAGCCTCATCGGCTATAAGCCCGGTAATCCCACCTGGAACAAATCTGATTCTTTATGCACTGATTGCCAATGTATCGGTAGGAAGTATGTTCCTTGCGGCATATATGCCTGGAATTCTAATGGCCATTGCATTGATGATCACAGTTCATATTATTTCAGTCAAAAGAAATTATCAGCCCAGTAGAAAACGGATGTCATCTCCAGCCGCGATTTTTAAGCAATTCTCAAAATCCGTATGGGCACTGTTTATTCCTTTTGCCATTATTATGGGAATGCGCTTTGGTATATTTACACCAACAGAAGCTGGAGGTATTGCCGTTGCCTTTGCAGTGGCCGTTGGTTTCTTTGTCTATAAAGAACTGACAGTGAAGCATATACCACTCATCCTAATGGATACAGTAAAGGGAACGGGAGCCGTTATGGCTATCATTGCCAGTGCCAAAGTATTTGGATACTATCTGACACTGGAGAGGATTCCCCAGATAATCACAGAATTCCTGATCAATATGACAGGCAGTCCTTTTGTACTGCTGCTTGTAATCAATGTCATGTTAATTTTTATTGGTATGTTCATCGAAGGTGGAGCCGCTCTGGTAATTCTCGCTCCTTTGCTTGTACCGGCTGTAAAATTATTTGGTATTGATCCCGTGCATTTTGGCATTATCTTTATTGTAAACATAATGATCGGAGGCTTGACTCCTCCCTTTGGGTCAATGATGTTTACAGTTTGCTCTATCGTAAATATAAAACTGGAAGACTTTTTTAAAGAAGTCTGGCCCTTTATTATAGCTCTATTGTCTGTTTTGGTTCTTGTAACCTATTCAGAACCAGTCGCCTTGTTTACCTTGAGGCTCTTCGGAGGCTAA
- a CDS encoding ABC transporter permease, with protein sequence MQPSLPTIIKRLSRRNETYVFIVLIGLCLLIEIRSGQFFSSNNLVDISSAMIVPGLFAIGAFLVLISGGIDVSFPALASLSAYATTKLLLVINYNGSIWAAILLALFIGAILGAFNGLFIAFFNLPALIVTLGTASVFKGIMQGALNSKQLTTIPAGMVEFGKKSLFIATNSVSGLTSRMPFAFLFFLLVLALTSFILRYTMFGRGIYCIGGSETSAIRAGVRVKRTKFIMYILVGMIVSVAGIFRASMMQQFHPTNMLGMELNIIAGIVLGGTLLTGGKGTLFGAILGTLLIVVVENSLILIGVPTTFKNIFIGSLIIIGTSVSIYQSTNMNGIGNKKFTKRNAV encoded by the coding sequence GTGCAACCATCATTGCCAACAATAATAAAACGATTATCAAGACGAAATGAAACATATGTATTTATAGTGCTTATAGGTTTATGTTTATTAATTGAGATTAGATCCGGTCAATTCTTTTCTTCAAATAATCTTGTCGATATCAGTTCTGCCATGATTGTACCAGGGCTTTTTGCAATTGGAGCCTTTCTAGTACTGATCTCTGGAGGTATTGATGTCTCTTTTCCCGCTCTAGCATCCCTTAGTGCTTATGCTACGACTAAGTTGTTATTGGTCATAAACTATAACGGAAGTATTTGGGCAGCAATTTTGCTTGCCCTTTTTATTGGAGCTATACTTGGAGCTTTCAATGGTTTGTTCATAGCATTCTTTAATTTACCAGCTCTAATCGTTACTCTGGGTACAGCCAGTGTTTTTAAGGGAATCATGCAGGGGGCTTTAAATTCGAAACAGCTTACAACCATTCCTGCTGGTATGGTTGAATTTGGTAAGAAATCTCTATTTATTGCAACAAATTCAGTTTCGGGACTAACCAGTCGAATGCCTTTTGCTTTTCTATTCTTTCTGCTTGTTCTGGCGCTCACATCCTTTATTCTCCGCTACACTATGTTTGGACGTGGAATCTATTGCATTGGTGGAAGTGAAACCAGCGCAATTAGAGCGGGTGTGAGAGTTAAAAGAACAAAATTCATTATGTATATCCTTGTGGGTATGATTGTTAGTGTTGCCGGCATCTTCCGTGCAAGCATGATGCAACAATTCCACCCCACAAATATGTTAGGAATGGAGTTGAATATTATTGCAGGAATCGTTCTTGGAGGAACTTTATTAACCGGTGGTAAGGGAACATTATTTGGAGCTATTCTTGGTACCCTTCTTATCGTAGTTGTCGAAAATTCTTTGATCCTTATTGGTGTACCAACTACCTTCAAAAATATTTTTATCGGTTCATTAATTATTATTGGTACGAGTGTCAGCATTTATCAATCAACAAATATGAATGGCATTGGTAATAAAAAATTTACTAAAAGGAATGCAGTATGA
- a CDS encoding glutamine amidotransferase translates to MVDNSNGFVKQNKHGEEMKKNNVLLVGESWISHSSHIKGFDHFSTSNYETGHYYLKKALEKNENINLTHLPSHQATEEFPDSLEGLQEYDVIMLSDIGSNSLLLNRKVFVEGEVSPNRLKLISEWVKNGGGFCMAGGYLSFAGFQGAAKYHNTPIETILPVDVYPYDDRVEVPEGVISIIKDPHHQILKGVGGDWPYLLGYQEALLKKEAQLLVESNYGHPLIATMEYGKGRTMAWMSDIGPHWCPKAFAEWEGYEKLWQQAIIWLANK, encoded by the coding sequence ATGGTAGACAATTCAAATGGATTCGTCAAACAAAACAAGCATGGTGAAGAAATGAAAAAGAATAATGTATTATTGGTTGGAGAGTCGTGGATTTCACATAGCTCCCACATTAAAGGGTTTGACCATTTTTCTACATCTAATTATGAAACAGGTCACTATTATCTTAAAAAAGCGCTAGAAAAAAATGAAAATATCAATCTGACTCATCTTCCTTCTCATCAGGCGACAGAAGAATTCCCTGATTCATTAGAGGGTTTGCAAGAGTATGATGTCATAATGTTGAGTGATATTGGTTCGAACTCTCTACTCCTGAACAGAAAGGTTTTTGTAGAGGGGGAGGTTTCTCCAAATCGTTTAAAACTGATAAGTGAATGGGTCAAAAATGGTGGCGGGTTTTGTATGGCCGGAGGTTATCTCTCTTTTGCAGGTTTTCAAGGAGCGGCAAAATACCATAATACTCCAATTGAAACAATTCTCCCTGTTGATGTGTATCCTTATGATGATCGGGTTGAAGTTCCTGAAGGCGTGATAAGTATCATAAAAGACCCCCATCACCAAATTCTGAAGGGAGTTGGAGGAGATTGGCCGTATTTACTTGGTTATCAGGAAGCCCTTCTTAAAAAGGAAGCACAGCTCTTAGTTGAGTCAAATTATGGTCACCCTCTCATTGCGACAATGGAGTATGGCAAGGGCCGAACAATGGCCTGGATGAGTGATATCGGTCCTCACTGGTGTCCAAAGGCTTTTGCTGAATGGGAAGGGTATGAAAAATTATGGCAACAAGCCATAATTTGGTTAGCCAACAAATAA
- the fucO gene encoding lactaldehyde reductase, with the protein MANRMTLNETSYHGKGAIEAIVDEVKSRGWSKALICTDPDLIKYGVTSKITDLLDKATLPYELFSDIKPNPPIENVLSGVEAYKKAAADYIIAIGGGSSIDTAKAVGIIITNPEFADVRSLEGVAPTRNKCAPIIAVPTTAGTAAEVTINYVITDQEKKRKFVCVDTNDIPVISCVDPDMMMSMPASLCASTGMDALTHAIEGYITKGAWEMTDMMHLKAIEIIGRSLRDSVKGDAAAREDMALGQYIAGMGFSNVGLGIDHSMAHTLSAYYDTPHGVACAIFLPTVMEYNAEFSGEKYKYIAQAMGVKNTESMSQAEYRKAAIDAVKSLSKDVGIPQNLKDIVKEEDLDYLSESSIADACAPGNPRTVSKEDVIKLFKSLL; encoded by the coding sequence ATGGCAAACAGAATGACCCTTAATGAAACATCCTATCATGGGAAAGGAGCAATTGAAGCAATTGTAGATGAAGTTAAATCCAGAGGTTGGTCCAAGGCCTTAATCTGTACCGATCCTGATTTAATTAAATACGGTGTGACAAGCAAAATTACAGATCTTCTAGACAAAGCCACACTTCCCTATGAGCTTTTTTCTGATATAAAACCCAATCCTCCAATTGAAAATGTATTAAGCGGTGTAGAGGCATACAAAAAAGCTGCTGCTGATTACATTATTGCCATTGGTGGAGGTTCCTCAATTGATACGGCGAAAGCTGTGGGAATCATCATTACGAACCCTGAATTTGCAGATGTTAGAAGTCTGGAAGGAGTCGCTCCCACAAGGAATAAGTGTGCTCCCATTATCGCAGTTCCAACCACTGCCGGTACAGCGGCTGAAGTCACTATTAACTATGTTATCACCGACCAGGAAAAGAAGCGAAAATTCGTATGCGTCGATACAAATGACATTCCTGTCATCTCCTGTGTTGACCCAGATATGATGATGAGCATGCCTGCTTCGCTCTGTGCTTCAACCGGTATGGATGCTTTAACTCATGCCATTGAAGGCTATATTACAAAAGGCGCTTGGGAAATGACCGATATGATGCACCTTAAAGCCATTGAAATCATCGGTCGCTCTCTACGTGATTCTGTAAAAGGAGATGCCGCAGCCAGAGAAGATATGGCACTAGGGCAGTATATTGCCGGAATGGGTTTCTCCAATGTCGGTCTAGGGATCGACCATTCCATGGCCCATACTCTCAGTGCATATTATGATACCCCCCATGGAGTAGCCTGTGCAATTTTCTTACCAACAGTCATGGAATATAATGCTGAATTTTCTGGAGAGAAATACAAATATATTGCTCAGGCTATGGGTGTCAAAAATACTGAATCTATGAGTCAGGCTGAGTATAGAAAAGCGGCTATTGATGCCGTTAAATCGCTATCTAAGGATGTTGGTATACCACAAAACTTGAAAGATATAGTGAAGGAAGAAGACTTGGATTATCTATCTGAATCTTCCATAGCCGACGCCTGTGCTCCTGGGAATCCTAGAACAGTTAGTAAAGAAGATGTTATAAAACTCTTCAAATCATTGTTATAA
- a CDS encoding RpiB/LacA/LacB family sugar-phosphate isomerase, translating into MKTVKEKKVLVGADFAGFPLKEAVVADLVKRGWEVTDIGVRSADEEDPEMFHRIGLKVGAKIAEREFERALLFCGTGTGIHIAASKCPHVHATVVQSVEAAKRAITGNNVNVLAMGAFYVAPQMGIECARVFLENDLGTGWEYWKNFYEFHKLAYDELEAFDYEKFKKAGFEVERLGDFPLELEL; encoded by the coding sequence ATGAAAACCGTTAAAGAGAAAAAAGTTTTAGTTGGAGCAGACTTTGCGGGTTTTCCTTTAAAAGAAGCCGTTGTAGCAGATTTAGTAAAAAGAGGCTGGGAGGTCACAGATATAGGAGTTCGTAGCGCTGATGAAGAAGATCCTGAGATGTTTCATAGAATTGGCTTAAAAGTTGGAGCTAAAATAGCAGAGAGAGAGTTTGAACGGGCCTTACTATTTTGTGGAACAGGGACTGGAATCCATATCGCTGCAAGTAAATGCCCCCATGTCCATGCCACAGTAGTTCAGAGTGTAGAAGCAGCAAAACGAGCAATAACAGGAAATAATGTTAATGTTTTGGCCATGGGTGCTTTTTATGTTGCTCCTCAGATGGGCATTGAGTGTGCTAGAGTTTTTCTTGAAAATGATTTGGGTACAGGTTGGGAATATTGGAAGAATTTTTATGAATTCCACAAACTGGCTTACGATGAATTAGAGGCTTTTGATTATGAAAAATTTAAAAAAGCTGGTTTTGAAGTTGAGAGACTTGGTGACTTCCCCTTGGAATTAGAATTATAG
- a CDS encoding TetR/AcrR family transcriptional regulator C-terminal domain-containing protein, with translation MKKNHSKYKLAASIKKLMEQKSLEKLTVKEIVSLAGVTRQTFYRNFNDKYDLVNWYFDVLAKECFEQMGISLSMREGLIHKYDFIRKEAVFFSQAFKSSDYNSIKEHDYQFILSFYTNLIEKKTKRPLDEDIQFLLEMYCHGSIAMTVEWAINGMQKTSEMMADSLIEALPIKLSELLHPVLVKNI, from the coding sequence GTGAAAAAGAACCATTCAAAGTACAAACTGGCAGCTTCCATAAAAAAACTAATGGAACAGAAATCCCTCGAGAAGCTAACCGTCAAAGAGATTGTGTCTCTTGCAGGGGTTACCCGTCAAACCTTCTATCGAAACTTCAATGATAAATATGATCTTGTGAACTGGTATTTTGATGTCCTGGCAAAAGAATGTTTTGAGCAAATGGGTATTAGCTTATCAATGAGAGAAGGACTAATCCATAAATATGATTTCATCAGAAAGGAAGCAGTTTTCTTTAGTCAGGCCTTTAAATCATCGGATTACAATTCCATAAAAGAACATGACTACCAATTTATCTTATCATTTTATACGAACCTTATTGAAAAAAAGACGAAAAGACCATTAGATGAAGATATCCAATTTTTACTTGAAATGTATTGCCATGGTTCCATTGCGATGACAGTTGAGTGGGCCATTAATGGAATGCAGAAAACATCAGAAATGATGGCGGATTCCCTCATAGAAGCCCTTCCTATCAAACTTTCTGAGTTGTTGCACCCCGTATTAGTTAAAAATATATAG
- a CDS encoding sugar ABC transporter ATP-binding protein: MADGLLKTVDIHKSFVGVQALKGVSLSLNPGEIHCLAGENGSGKSTLIKIISGVYSPTKGHLEINGKKYGKFSPIEAIANGIQVIYQDFSVFPNLTVMENLALNSELADRHRFVNWKRMRKIAEESLAKINFSIDLDAYVSTLTVAEKQMIAISRALMFNTKLIIMDEPTTALTRLEVKQLFNIILKLKEQGIAILFVSHKLNEVFEISEFFTILRNGSVVASGETKDLDSKKFSFYMTGREFEEKHFIPENLSEKPIFEAKNLYLENHFKNISFTLKAGEILGITGLLDSGRTDLALSIFGAKPLDSGEIYVKGKPVEINNIQTAIEHKIGYVPEDRLSEGLFLSQSISDNIVISKIDKLTSKAGIIDSNKKKDEIDKWVKELSIDTPDPSNACQTLSGGNQQRIVLAKWLACNLDVIILNGPTVGVDIGSKHDIHEILHDLAAKGLGVIIISDDLPEVLENCSRILVMKSGEIAANLDPNTTDEKTILSYMM; encoded by the coding sequence ATGGCGGATGGATTACTTAAAACCGTCGATATCCACAAATCGTTTGTAGGGGTTCAGGCACTTAAGGGTGTCTCTCTTTCACTGAATCCTGGAGAAATCCATTGTTTAGCTGGAGAGAATGGGAGTGGAAAATCTACACTGATAAAAATTATATCAGGGGTATATTCTCCCACAAAAGGTCACCTGGAAATTAATGGAAAAAAATACGGGAAATTTTCACCTATTGAAGCCATAGCAAACGGTATACAGGTTATTTATCAAGACTTTTCTGTCTTTCCTAATCTGACGGTAATGGAAAATCTGGCCCTGAATAGTGAACTTGCTGATCGCCATCGTTTTGTTAACTGGAAAAGGATGCGTAAAATAGCAGAGGAGTCTCTTGCTAAAATTAATTTCTCAATAGATCTAGATGCTTATGTCAGTACACTTACCGTTGCAGAGAAACAAATGATAGCAATCAGCAGGGCATTAATGTTCAATACCAAGCTTATCATTATGGATGAACCCACTACTGCGCTGACTCGCTTAGAGGTGAAACAACTTTTTAATATCATTTTAAAGCTAAAAGAACAGGGTATTGCTATTCTTTTTGTGTCTCATAAACTGAATGAGGTTTTTGAAATCTCTGAATTCTTTACGATCTTAAGAAATGGATCTGTCGTCGCATCAGGTGAAACTAAAGATTTAGATTCTAAAAAGTTCAGTTTTTATATGACAGGACGTGAATTTGAAGAAAAACACTTCATTCCAGAGAATCTTAGTGAAAAACCTATATTTGAAGCGAAAAATCTATATCTGGAAAATCATTTTAAAAATATATCATTTACTTTAAAAGCTGGAGAGATCTTGGGTATAACAGGGCTTCTTGATTCAGGAAGAACTGATCTTGCATTATCCATTTTTGGGGCAAAACCCCTGGATTCCGGAGAAATATATGTTAAGGGAAAACCGGTAGAAATTAATAATATTCAAACAGCAATAGAACATAAAATTGGCTACGTTCCTGAAGATCGGCTTAGTGAAGGGCTTTTCCTTTCCCAAAGCATTTCAGACAATATAGTTATATCTAAAATTGATAAGCTTACTTCTAAAGCTGGTATTATTGACAGCAATAAAAAGAAAGATGAGATAGATAAGTGGGTGAAGGAACTCTCAATTGATACTCCAGATCCAAGTAATGCTTGCCAAACACTTTCTGGCGGGAATCAACAAAGAATTGTGCTAGCAAAATGGTTAGCATGTAATCTCGATGTCATTATACTCAACGGGCCTACTGTTGGTGTTGATATAGGCTCTAAACATGATATTCATGAAATATTGCATGACCTTGCTGCAAAGGGTCTTGGTGTCATTATTATATCAGATGATCTGCCGGAAGTATTGGAAAATTGTTCACGAATACTTGTCATGAAATCAGGAGAAATCGCAGCCAATTTAGATCCTAATACTACTGATGAAAAAACAATTCTTTCTTATATGATGTAA
- a CDS encoding ABC transporter permease, whose translation MNLLNNKKIKFMSINDPHITRLVFLIALWMIFIAITRFGKFYTVLNFQTMASQFPEFGLMALGVMLCMLTGGIDLSVVGIANMTSIIVAFILLSLTGEGGTLPAFSILLVFILAIMIGAIAGIFNGVLVSKLNIPPILATMGSGALFTGISVVLTNGNAVSKFSRAYSQTINNKLGGVIPVQLIFFIVMAVFIWFLLSKTVFGTKLYMLGTSPTAARFSGLKITKLLIKTYMLSGITAALGGMIMLANYNSARADYGSVYTLQTVLIVVLGGVDPLGGKGKISGVVLAIILLRMLETGINRFPHISSYYISLIWGSVLLLVMVLNYFSVNKKPVVKE comes from the coding sequence ATGAATTTATTGAATAATAAAAAGATAAAATTCATGTCAATAAATGATCCTCATATTACAAGGTTGGTTTTTCTAATTGCCCTTTGGATGATTTTTATAGCCATAACCCGATTCGGGAAGTTTTATACTGTACTAAATTTTCAGACGATGGCATCGCAATTTCCAGAATTTGGATTAATGGCTTTAGGCGTCATGCTTTGTATGTTGACTGGTGGAATTGATTTATCAGTTGTTGGGATCGCCAACATGACCTCTATAATTGTGGCTTTTATACTTTTGTCTTTAACAGGTGAAGGCGGAACATTGCCGGCTTTCTCAATATTATTAGTGTTTATTTTAGCAATAATGATAGGTGCAATTGCCGGTATTTTTAATGGTGTTCTCGTAAGCAAACTGAATATTCCCCCCATTCTTGCAACTATGGGATCCGGGGCATTGTTTACTGGTATAAGTGTTGTTCTCACAAATGGAAATGCGGTTAGCAAATTCTCCAGAGCATATTCACAGACCATAAACAATAAATTGGGAGGAGTTATTCCTGTTCAGCTGATATTTTTTATAGTGATGGCAGTTTTTATATGGTTCCTTCTCTCCAAAACTGTTTTTGGAACAAAATTATATATGCTGGGAACAAGTCCTACGGCAGCAAGGTTTAGTGGATTAAAAATAACAAAACTTCTGATAAAAACTTATATGTTATCTGGTATAACGGCTGCTTTAGGCGGAATGATTATGCTGGCAAATTATAATTCTGCTCGTGCTGATTATGGTTCAGTGTATACCCTGCAAACCGTTCTTATTGTTGTCTTGGGAGGTGTGGACCCATTGGGAGGAAAAGGCAAGATTAGTGGTGTTGTTCTGGCTATCATTTTATTAAGAATGCTCGAAACTGGTATAAACCGATTTCCCCATATAAGCAGTTATTATATTTCTCTGATCTGGGGTAGTGTCCTGCTTCTTGTCATGGTTTTAAATTACTTCAGTGTAAATAAGAAGCCTGTAGTAAAAGAATAA
- a CDS encoding autoinducer 2 ABC transporter substrate-binding protein, whose protein sequence is MNWKKKILILSIVLMSISPLFAGGQQEKSSTDYEIVVVPKDASNPWFVRMKVGVDEYAKETGVNVYQKGTAEIDATLQAQLIQDLIAQQVDALCVVPVDLESLEPVLAQAREAGIVVITHEGADLENIDYDIEAFSNAGYGAFIMDNLAEAMGEEGVYTTMVASLTNGSHNEWADAGVAHQKAVYPNMQLLDEKPRVESNDNGDVAYNTAKELFKKYPDLKGVMGTSSYDAPGVARAIEELGLIDKAYTSGTGMPLDNKALLESGVVKSLTLWDPALAGKAMISLARKVLAGEEISGTVDLDVDGYTALKFKKNSSKVLEGEGWIVINSDNVLSFGF, encoded by the coding sequence ATGAATTGGAAAAAAAAGATTCTTATATTGTCGATTGTTTTAATGTCAATTTCACCTCTATTCGCCGGTGGGCAGCAGGAAAAAAGCTCTACAGACTATGAAATAGTAGTCGTTCCAAAGGATGCTTCTAATCCATGGTTTGTCAGAATGAAGGTCGGTGTTGATGAGTATGCTAAAGAAACTGGAGTTAATGTTTATCAGAAGGGAACTGCAGAAATTGATGCTACCCTTCAGGCACAGTTGATTCAGGATTTGATTGCACAACAAGTTGATGCTCTTTGTGTTGTCCCTGTTGACCTAGAATCACTAGAACCTGTTCTAGCCCAGGCACGTGAAGCGGGTATTGTTGTTATTACACATGAAGGTGCTGATTTAGAAAATATTGATTATGATATTGAAGCCTTTAGTAATGCTGGATATGGCGCTTTCATTATGGATAATCTTGCAGAAGCCATGGGAGAAGAAGGAGTGTACACGACTATGGTTGCCTCCCTTACCAATGGTTCACATAATGAATGGGCAGATGCTGGTGTTGCACACCAAAAAGCAGTCTATCCAAATATGCAGCTTCTTGATGAAAAACCTAGGGTAGAATCTAATGATAATGGTGATGTGGCTTATAACACTGCCAAGGAATTGTTTAAAAAATATCCTGATCTAAAAGGTGTTATGGGAACTTCCAGTTATGATGCCCCTGGAGTAGCGAGAGCCATTGAAGAACTTGGGTTGATTGACAAAGCCTATACCTCTGGTACAGGTATGCCTCTTGATAATAAAGCCCTCCTCGAAAGTGGTGTTGTTAAATCCCTTACTCTTTGGGACCCAGCACTTGCAGGTAAAGCAATGATTTCATTAGCCAGGAAAGTTCTTGCTGGAGAAGAAATCTCAGGAACTGTAGACCTCGATGTTGATGGATATACAGCTCTCAAATTCAAGAAAAATAGTTCTAAAGTTCTTGAAGGAGAAGGTTGGATCGTTATCAATTCTGATAATGTTCTTAGTTTCGGATTCTAA
- a CDS encoding TRAP transporter small permease, with translation MKKIIRNLGVHFELYIGAVFLSVTTLIVIMNVFTRYFLRFTFTWAEEIAVGCFVWTIFLGLANAYKTGGLIGVELLTNLVPEKGRPVIVFITSLIVSTISGTMFLFSFKYVMGSTKITAALELSYKYIYSSMVFSFALITLYSLYFLEQSFRKMVTGADIKFVVEDNLESDIVEEEQTTMSTNKESD, from the coding sequence ATGAAAAAAATTATTAGGAATTTGGGCGTTCATTTTGAATTGTATATTGGCGCCGTCTTCTTATCTGTTACAACATTAATTGTCATAATGAATGTCTTCACCAGGTATTTTCTGCGCTTTACATTTACATGGGCCGAAGAAATTGCAGTTGGGTGTTTTGTCTGGACCATCTTTCTAGGGCTTGCCAACGCATACAAAACAGGAGGCCTCATCGGTGTTGAACTTCTGACAAATCTGGTGCCTGAAAAAGGACGTCCGGTGATTGTGTTCATTACATCATTAATTGTTTCTACTATTTCAGGAACTATGTTTTTGTTCAGTTTTAAATACGTGATGGGCTCCACTAAAATTACAGCAGCTTTGGAATTATCTTACAAGTATATTTACAGTTCCATGGTTTTTTCTTTTGCTTTAATTACTTTATATTCCTTGTATTTTCTGGAACAGAGCTTCAGGAAAATGGTAACAGGTGCTGATATAAAATTTGTAGTAGAGGATAATCTGGAAAGTGACATTGTTGAGGAAGAGCAGACAACGATGAGTACAAATAAGGAGTCTGACTGA